One region of Salvia miltiorrhiza cultivar Shanhuang (shh) chromosome 3, IMPLAD_Smil_shh, whole genome shotgun sequence genomic DNA includes:
- the LOC131014230 gene encoding uncharacterized protein LOC131014230 isoform X2: protein MVDFLQTKCSEIESRKRKLDAAWGEVDFLRDSLVKREWDLEEKERRFFLFEERRKRELASEKEELRLERVRLYDEIRMGEEELNHRLAAVNERDDWLEMAEAEVREIRGRQREWSQKIEAEGESLNARISAVEEKELKFKLFQEGKMREIALKQESLDKKWKEFGEQARLADDKFRDQELLKHRFIERIEMAENKLDHVRLKMDKRFEEIECRDNAGWESLALSVKEADLIRESVEKKLEELEKMQTEFITFQEEKSRELASKEQQLDAMSEKLVKDIELMNQELIERENLGHRLLERLQLAMDNVEGLKRSVEKRFYEVGEKMREVASKEQLLDSRSKMVFTEAMLRNEELMEREKLGRQLLERLCLAKDIVEGLKALAHEKFIEVGLKETELDSIRDWVEKKMDEADSKARESEEQEQRIAEKEECLISKEKELEDREKARSERLDSREKNLNSVREFTRNCFKEHLAKKRELRTEKELVEKRDIDLGVREQRLNHAEKELEFKEKQMRDTFKLLELRQRHSTNVFNAPVEIKPDESADLKFIVRMDGKTLQMFLNDPEKDMESMRDEIFKVLHLSSDPAKLVLDAMAGFYPPHLREEDVEFNVRRTCIILLEQLVKMSPNIKPRVREEAMELATSWKSRLRAAAQNAKSLEVIGFLFLLSAFGLASYFDKDDVSSFLMVVDQYREALGLQ from the coding sequence ATGGTGGATTTTCTGCAAACAAAATGTTCAGAAATTGAGTCGAGGAAGCGGAAATTGGATGCAGCTTGGGGTGAGGTCGATTTTCTGAGAGATTCGCTGGTCAAACGGGAGTGGGATTTGGAGGAGAAAGAGAGGAGATTCTTCTTGTTCGAAGAGAGGAGAAAGAGGGAACTCGCGTCTGAGAAAGAGGAACTGAGGTTGGAGCGTGTTAGGTTATACGACGAAATTAGGATGGGAGAGGAGGAACTGAACCATCGTCTCGCAGCGGTGAATGAGCGTGATGACTGGCTTGAGATGGCGGAGGCTGAAGTGCGAGAAATTAGGGGGCGGCAGAGAGAGTGGTCGCAGAAGATTGAGGCTGAGGGAGAGAGCTTGAATGCTCGGATAAGCGCGGTGGAGGAGAAGGAGCTCAAGTTTAAGTTGTTCCAAGAGGGGAAAATGAGAGAAATTGCTTTGAAACAAGAGAGTTTGGACAAGAAGTGGAAAGAGTTTGGTGAGCAGGCTAGGTTGGCTGATGACAAGTTCAGGGACCAAGAACTGTTGAAGCATCGCTTCATCGAGAGGATAGAGATGGCAGAAAATAAGCTTGATCACGTGAGGTTGAAGATGGATAAGAGGTTTGAGGAGATTGAGTGTAGGGACAATGCAGGTTGGGAATCGTTGGCGTTGAGTGTAAAAGAAGCTGATTTGATTAGGGAATCCGTGGAGAAAAAGTTGGAGGAGTTGGAGAAGATGCAAACTGAATTCATTACATTCCAAGAGGAGAAAAGTAGAGAGTTGGCTTCAAAAGAGCAGCAACTGGATGCGATGAGTGAAAAGCTTGTCAAGGATATCGAGTTGATGAATCAAGAACTAATAGAACGAGAGAATTTGGGGCACCGGCTTTTGGAAAGGTTACAGTTGGCTATGGATAATGTGGAGGGGCTGAAGAGAAGTGTTGAAAAGAGGTTTTATGAAGTTGGTGAGAAAATGAGGGAGGTGGCTTCAAAAGAGCAGCTACTGGATTCGAGGAGTAAAATGGTCTTTACGGAAGCCATGTTAAGGAATGAAGAATTGATGGAACGAGAGAAGTTGGGGCGCCAGCTTCTTGAAAGGTTATGTTTGGCAAAGGATATTGTGGAGGGATTGAAGGCCCTGGCTCATGAGAAATTTATAGAGGTTGGCTTGAAGGAAACTGAATTGGATTCAATTCGTGATTGGGTTGAGAAGAAAATGGATGAGGCTGACTCGAAAGCAAGAGAATCTGAGGAACAAGAACAGAGAATCGCTGAAAAGGAAGAGTGTCTGATTTCTAAGGAAAAAGAACTTGAAGATAGAGAGAAAGCAAGGTCGGAGAGGCTAGATTCAAGAGAGAAGAATCTAAATTCTGTGAGAGAATTTACGCGTAATTGCTTTAAGGAACATCTTGCCAAAAAAAGGGAGTTACGAACTGAGAAAGAATTGGTTGAGAAACGTGATATAGATCTTGGTGTAAGAGAGCAACGTCTCAACCATGCAGAAAAGGAACTTGAATTCAAGGAAAAACAGATGAGGGATACTTTCAAACTGCTTGAATTAAGACAACGGCATTCAACTAATGTCTTCAATGCCCCTGTTGAGATCAAACCAGATGAGTCCGCGGACTTGAAGTTTATTGTGAGAATGGATGGTAAAACCTTGCAGATGTTCCTAAATGATCCTGAAAAGGACATGGAATCAATGAGGGATGAAATCTTCAAAGTTCTTCACCTATCCTCTGATCCTGCAAAGTTGGTTCTAGATGCGATGGCGGGGTTCTACCCTCCCCATCTGAGGGAAGAAGACGTGGAGTTCAACGTTAGGAGGACCTGTATAATTCTGTTGGAGCAGCTGGTTAAAATGTCTCCAAATATCAAACCTCGTGTGAGGGAAGAGGCAATGGAACTTGCTACTTCATGGAAGTCTAGATTGAGAGCTGCTGCTCAAAATGCAAAATCATTGGAGGTGATAGGATTCTTGTTCCTATTGTCAGCATTTGGGCTAGCCTCCTATTTTGACAAAGATGATGTTTCTAGTTTCCTGATGGTGGTAGATCAGTATAGAGAAGCACTTGGTTTGCAGTGA
- the LOC131014230 gene encoding uncharacterized protein LOC131014230 isoform X1 — protein MEKTLEALSERTSVTEKMVDFLQTKCSEIESRKRKLDAAWGEVDFLRDSLVKREWDLEEKERRFFLFEERRKRELASEKEELRLERVRLYDEIRMGEEELNHRLAAVNERDDWLEMAEAEVREIRGRQREWSQKIEAEGESLNARISAVEEKELKFKLFQEGKMREIALKQESLDKKWKEFGEQARLADDKFRDQELLKHRFIERIEMAENKLDHVRLKMDKRFEEIECRDNAGWESLALSVKEADLIRESVEKKLEELEKMQTEFITFQEEKSRELASKEQQLDAMSEKLVKDIELMNQELIERENLGHRLLERLQLAMDNVEGLKRSVEKRFYEVGEKMREVASKEQLLDSRSKMVFTEAMLRNEELMEREKLGRQLLERLCLAKDIVEGLKALAHEKFIEVGLKETELDSIRDWVEKKMDEADSKARESEEQEQRIAEKEECLISKEKELEDREKARSERLDSREKNLNSVREFTRNCFKEHLAKKRELRTEKELVEKRDIDLGVREQRLNHAEKELEFKEKQMRDTFKLLELRQRHSTNVFNAPVEIKPDESADLKFIVRMDGKTLQMFLNDPEKDMESMRDEIFKVLHLSSDPAKLVLDAMAGFYPPHLREEDVEFNVRRTCIILLEQLVKMSPNIKPRVREEAMELATSWKSRLRAAAQNAKSLEVIGFLFLLSAFGLASYFDKDDVSSFLMVVDQYREALGLQ, from the coding sequence ATGGAGAAGACTCTGGAAGCTCTGAGCGAGCGGACTAGTGTAACTGAGAAAATGGTGGATTTTCTGCAAACAAAATGTTCAGAAATTGAGTCGAGGAAGCGGAAATTGGATGCAGCTTGGGGTGAGGTCGATTTTCTGAGAGATTCGCTGGTCAAACGGGAGTGGGATTTGGAGGAGAAAGAGAGGAGATTCTTCTTGTTCGAAGAGAGGAGAAAGAGGGAACTCGCGTCTGAGAAAGAGGAACTGAGGTTGGAGCGTGTTAGGTTATACGACGAAATTAGGATGGGAGAGGAGGAACTGAACCATCGTCTCGCAGCGGTGAATGAGCGTGATGACTGGCTTGAGATGGCGGAGGCTGAAGTGCGAGAAATTAGGGGGCGGCAGAGAGAGTGGTCGCAGAAGATTGAGGCTGAGGGAGAGAGCTTGAATGCTCGGATAAGCGCGGTGGAGGAGAAGGAGCTCAAGTTTAAGTTGTTCCAAGAGGGGAAAATGAGAGAAATTGCTTTGAAACAAGAGAGTTTGGACAAGAAGTGGAAAGAGTTTGGTGAGCAGGCTAGGTTGGCTGATGACAAGTTCAGGGACCAAGAACTGTTGAAGCATCGCTTCATCGAGAGGATAGAGATGGCAGAAAATAAGCTTGATCACGTGAGGTTGAAGATGGATAAGAGGTTTGAGGAGATTGAGTGTAGGGACAATGCAGGTTGGGAATCGTTGGCGTTGAGTGTAAAAGAAGCTGATTTGATTAGGGAATCCGTGGAGAAAAAGTTGGAGGAGTTGGAGAAGATGCAAACTGAATTCATTACATTCCAAGAGGAGAAAAGTAGAGAGTTGGCTTCAAAAGAGCAGCAACTGGATGCGATGAGTGAAAAGCTTGTCAAGGATATCGAGTTGATGAATCAAGAACTAATAGAACGAGAGAATTTGGGGCACCGGCTTTTGGAAAGGTTACAGTTGGCTATGGATAATGTGGAGGGGCTGAAGAGAAGTGTTGAAAAGAGGTTTTATGAAGTTGGTGAGAAAATGAGGGAGGTGGCTTCAAAAGAGCAGCTACTGGATTCGAGGAGTAAAATGGTCTTTACGGAAGCCATGTTAAGGAATGAAGAATTGATGGAACGAGAGAAGTTGGGGCGCCAGCTTCTTGAAAGGTTATGTTTGGCAAAGGATATTGTGGAGGGATTGAAGGCCCTGGCTCATGAGAAATTTATAGAGGTTGGCTTGAAGGAAACTGAATTGGATTCAATTCGTGATTGGGTTGAGAAGAAAATGGATGAGGCTGACTCGAAAGCAAGAGAATCTGAGGAACAAGAACAGAGAATCGCTGAAAAGGAAGAGTGTCTGATTTCTAAGGAAAAAGAACTTGAAGATAGAGAGAAAGCAAGGTCGGAGAGGCTAGATTCAAGAGAGAAGAATCTAAATTCTGTGAGAGAATTTACGCGTAATTGCTTTAAGGAACATCTTGCCAAAAAAAGGGAGTTACGAACTGAGAAAGAATTGGTTGAGAAACGTGATATAGATCTTGGTGTAAGAGAGCAACGTCTCAACCATGCAGAAAAGGAACTTGAATTCAAGGAAAAACAGATGAGGGATACTTTCAAACTGCTTGAATTAAGACAACGGCATTCAACTAATGTCTTCAATGCCCCTGTTGAGATCAAACCAGATGAGTCCGCGGACTTGAAGTTTATTGTGAGAATGGATGGTAAAACCTTGCAGATGTTCCTAAATGATCCTGAAAAGGACATGGAATCAATGAGGGATGAAATCTTCAAAGTTCTTCACCTATCCTCTGATCCTGCAAAGTTGGTTCTAGATGCGATGGCGGGGTTCTACCCTCCCCATCTGAGGGAAGAAGACGTGGAGTTCAACGTTAGGAGGACCTGTATAATTCTGTTGGAGCAGCTGGTTAAAATGTCTCCAAATATCAAACCTCGTGTGAGGGAAGAGGCAATGGAACTTGCTACTTCATGGAAGTCTAGATTGAGAGCTGCTGCTCAAAATGCAAAATCATTGGAGGTGATAGGATTCTTGTTCCTATTGTCAGCATTTGGGCTAGCCTCCTATTTTGACAAAGATGATGTTTCTAGTTTCCTGATGGTGGTAGATCAGTATAGAGAAGCACTTGGTTTGCAGTGA
- the LOC131014231 gene encoding U-box domain-containing protein 3 has protein sequence MDLTPLRCLINSISRFIHLVTCRVSSTMPAEKDYQTLVSMLKHLKPVLDDVSDHKAPLDEALFKECEELDIAVNEAREFLEKWSPRTSKLLFVLQSKPLLLSIQIASVKLSCILCKIFESLPTSSSLAHVQFSVQECQNLKLGQLAEQIEEILKSQKEGKVPGVQHLKHIIESFNLTSGEEILNEYIALEKEKQKAEGSDIKGDLDHISRTVDLLSHVRDYVVNLEKFKAINDIQIPSYFRCPLSLELMLDPVIVASGQTYERAAIQKWLDYGLGICPKTGNKLSHKNLIPNYTVKALITNWSNENKLELISKRENLEIERVHSPLEHISHEDDSQCPQSGNSASGSSFRHGLETQKVGEERYRVSRGVIEKLDQSSPEHSYVHSRSESESSAVSSIDYVATAETENARISNKQENVIDKSDDTESACSTSHGRKSGGASHSLHGRQCISAKTMGEMVVNGNHNPSRAVSLPSESGYDVLTSTSHVEELVNSLKSASNELQTAAARELRFLGKSNMENRIIIGECGAIAPLIALLHSDVEATQEHAVTALLNLSINENIKARIAEEGALEPLIHVLRTGNAGAKENAAATLFSISLIDEYRIKIGRSGAIKPLVDLLGRGTIRGKKDAATALFNLSIFHENKARIVQAGAVKHLVMLLDPESEMIDKAVALLANLSTIAEGCSAIAREEGIPLLVEIVDMGSQRGKENAASVLLQLCINSPKYCRSILQEGAVPPLVALSQSGTPRAKEKAQQLLSHFRNQRESSAARGRS, from the exons ATGGACTTGACACCATTAAGATGTCTTATTAACAGTATTTCTCGATTCATTCATCTGGTAACATGCCGTGTATCAAGTACGATGCCGGCTGAGAAGGATTACCAAACTTTGGTTTCTATGTTGAAGCATTTGAAACCAGTACTTGATGATGTTTCTGATCACAAAGCACCACTGGATGAAGCATTGTTTAAAGAATGTGAAGAGTTGGATATAGCTGTAAATGAGGCCAGAGAGTTCCTTGAGAAATGGTCCCCAAGAACGAGCAAGTTACTTTTT GTGCTGCAAAGTAAGCCATTGCTCTTGAGCATCCAGATTGCCTCAGTCAAGTTATCTTGCATTCTTTGCAAAATATTTGAATCATTACCAACTTCTTCGAGCCTGGCTCATGTGCAG TTTTCTGTGCAAGAGTGTCAGAATCTGAAGCTAGGGCAACTAGCAGAACAGATAGAAGAGATTCTGAAAAGCCAAAAAGAAGGGAAAGTTCCTGGTGTTCAACATCTTAAACACATCATTGAGTCCTTCAACTTGACATCAGGGGAAGAAATCTTGAATGAGTATATTGCACTTGAgaaggagaaacaaaaggcgGAAGGCAGTGACATAAAAGGGGATTTAGATCATATTTCCCGTACTGTCGATCTTTTGTCTCACGTTCGTGATTATGTTGTTAATCTCGAGAAATTTAAAGCCATAAATGACATCCAGATTCCTTCGTATTTCCGCTGTCCATTATCTCTGGAACTAATGTTAGATCCCGTAATTGTTGCTTCTGGCCAAACTTATGAGCGGGCTGCTATTCAGAAATGGTTGGATTATGGATTAGGGATATGCCCCAAAACAGGTAACAAGCTTTCCCATAAGAATCTTATCCCCAACTATACTGTAAAAGCTCTCATAACAAATTGGAGCAATGAAAACAAACTAGAACTCATTAGCAAGCGTGAAAATCTGGAAATAGAAAGAGTTCATTCCCCTTTGGAGCACATCAGTCATGAAGATGATAGCCAATGTCCGCAAAGTGGTAATTCTGCATCTGGATCCTCATTTAGACACGGTCTGGAGACTCAGAAGGTTGGTGAAGAAAGATATCGCGTTTCCAGAGGGGTGATTGAGAAACTCGATCAGTCTTCTCCAGAGCATTCATATGTACACAGCCGGAGTGAGTCAGAATCAAGTGCTGTGTCCAGCATTGATTATGTCGCAACAGCAGAAACTGAAAATGCAAGAATATCGAATAAGCAGGAAAATGTGATTGATAAGTCAGATGATACAGAGTCTGCTTGTTCCACTTCCCACGGAAGAAAATCTGGTGGTGCTTCTCATTCTTTACATGGAAGACAGTGTATTAGTGCCAAAACAATGGGTGAAATGGTTGTCAACGGAAACCATAATCCATCTAGAGCTGTGTCGCTTCCATCTGAGTCGGGGTATGATGTATTGACTTCTACTTCCCATGTGGAAGAACTCGTCAACAGCTTAAAAAGTGCTTCAAATGAACTACAAACTGCAGCTGCCAGAGAACTACGGTTTCTTGGGAAGTCTAATATGGAAAATCGCATCATTATTGGTGAATGTGGGGCTATTGCCCCGTTGATCGCTCTTTTACACTCAGATGTGGAGGCGACACAGGAACATGCCGTCACTGCTCTTCTGAATTTGTCTATCAATGAAAACATCAAGGCCAGGATCGCAGAAGAAGGTGCTCTAGAACCGCTAATTCATGTTCTGAGAACTGGAAATGCGGGAGCCAAAGAGAATGCTGCCGCCACTCTTTTTAGTATCTCACTTATAGATGAGTACAGGATAAAGATTGGTCGATCCGGGGCAATCAAACCGTTGGTTGATCTTTTAGGAAGAGGTACTATCCGAGGAAAGAAAGATGCTGCAACCGCGTTATTTAACCTATCTATCTTTCATGAAAATAAGGCTCGTATAGTTCAAGCTGGAGCAGTGAAGCATTTGGTGATGTTGCTGGACCCCGAATCAGAGATGATCGACAAAGCTGTGGCTCTTCTTGCAAATTTGTCTACAATTGCAGAAGGATGCTCAGCTATTGCTCGAGAAGAGGGCATTCCATTACTTGTTGAGATAGTCGATATGGGGTCCCAAAGAGGAAAGGAAAATGCAGCTTCTGTACTGTTGCAGCTGTGCATCAACAGTCCCAAATATTGTCGGAGCATTTTGCAAGAAGGAGCCGTTCCGCCTCTTGTGGCATTATCTCAGTCTGGCACTCCGAGAGCTAAGGAAAAG GCGCAGCAGCTTCTCAGTCACTTCCGCAATCAGCGTGAGAGTTCTGCAGCAAGAGGGAGATCGTGA